One genomic region from Terasakiella sp. SH-1 encodes:
- the coaD gene encoding pantetheine-phosphate adenylyltransferase, with translation MGKKRIGVYPGTFDPVTNGHLDIIERATNIVDHLILAVAINRGKGPLFSLEERVAMVEHELPAIMKRTGATIEVKPFESLLMNFAKDQGAKTIVRGLRAVSDFEYEFQMAGMNSHLSPDIETVFLMASDKCQFISSRFVKEIGKLGGDISDFVTPNVKEKLLERFEAED, from the coding sequence ATGGGTAAGAAACGTATCGGTGTGTATCCGGGGACTTTTGACCCGGTTACCAACGGCCATCTCGACATTATTGAACGTGCAACCAATATCGTGGATCATTTGATCCTTGCTGTTGCCATCAATCGGGGCAAGGGGCCGCTTTTTTCCCTGGAAGAACGTGTTGCCATGGTGGAACATGAGCTGCCTGCGATTATGAAACGGACCGGGGCGACAATTGAAGTCAAGCCTTTTGAAAGTCTGTTGATGAACTTTGCCAAGGACCAAGGGGCGAAGACCATTGTGCGGGGCTTGCGTGCGGTTTCTGATTTCGAATATGAATTTCAGATGGCGGGGATGAACTCCCATTTATCCCCGGACATTGAAACGGTGTTTTTGATGGCCTCTGATAAATGTCAGTTTATTTCTTCTCGTTTTGTCAAAGAGATCGGCAAGTTGGGCGGTGATATTTCTGATTTTGTCACGCCTAATGTAAAAGAAAAATTGCTGGAACGTTTTGAAGCAGAAGATTGA
- the gyrA gene encoding DNA gyrase subunit A — MDIAPVSIEDEMRSSYLDYAMSVIVSRALPDVRDGLKPVHRRILYAMKEGGYEYNKPFRKSARIVGDVMGKYHPHGDSAIYDAMVRMAQDFSMRLPLIDGQGNFGSMDGDPPAAMRYTEARMDKAAHNLIADIDKDTVDFKANYDDTTLEPSVLPAQYPNLLVNGAGGIAVGMATNIPPHNLGELIDACCALIDNPNLTIDDLIRDYVFGPDFPTGGIILGQTGLRSAFHTGRGSVVMRGKTAIEEIRKDRMAIIITEIPYQVNKARMIEQMAALVRDKKIEGIGDLRDESDRQGVRVVVEIKKGHQPEIVLNQLFKFTPLQTSFGVNMLALNKGKPEQMDLKKILQAFLEFREEVITRRTIYELGKARDKAHVLAGLAVAVENIDEVIELIRAAPDPQTARAQLMDRKWRAGQVEPLIQLLDEPDRQVVDGSYMLSETQAKAILELRLHRLTGLEREKIAGDLRELGDQIEEYLSILRSREKLMTLMRNELLDMHAQFATPRRSEIQEAEFEHDIEDLIQREDMVVTVTSSGYIKRVPLDTYRAQRRGGKGRSGMSTKDEDIVENVFVANTHTPLLFFSSTGMVYKMKVYKLPLGNPQSKGKAMVNLLPLDEGETISTVMELPEDESQAKDMHIMFSTASGGARRNLLSDFTNVKANGKIAMKLDEGDSMVAVSVCKPEDHVFLTTRDGQCIRFKVEDIRVFAGRNSTGVRGIRLGEGDNVISMSILNGGDWTSEERDAYLRYSKAVRAEGETPDKGILSDEQIAEMEEKEEFLLTVTERGFGKRSSSFEYRTTGRGGKGIANIEMSERNGKVAASFPVEAEDEIIMVTDGGQLIRTGVGEVRIAGRKTQGVTLFRVADGESVVSVSCFRDMGDDSEGEGEEESPAAEETGEQAAAEENNNTVEGA, encoded by the coding sequence ATGGATATTGCCCCGGTTTCCATTGAAGATGAAATGCGCAGCAGCTATCTCGATTATGCCATGAGTGTAATTGTTTCGCGTGCGTTGCCGGATGTACGTGACGGGTTGAAGCCGGTTCACCGGCGCATTCTCTATGCCATGAAGGAAGGTGGCTACGAATATAACAAGCCTTTCCGTAAATCGGCTCGTATCGTCGGGGATGTGATGGGTAAATACCACCCCCATGGCGATAGCGCGATTTATGATGCCATGGTTCGTATGGCGCAGGATTTCTCCATGCGTTTGCCCTTGATTGACGGGCAAGGGAACTTTGGTTCCATGGATGGTGATCCACCAGCAGCTATGCGTTATACCGAAGCGCGTATGGATAAGGCGGCTCATAACCTCATCGCTGATATTGATAAAGACACGGTTGATTTTAAAGCCAACTATGACGATACCACGCTGGAACCTTCTGTTCTGCCCGCGCAATATCCGAACCTGCTGGTGAATGGTGCAGGTGGTATTGCCGTTGGTATGGCAACAAATATCCCGCCTCATAACTTGGGGGAGTTGATTGATGCCTGTTGTGCCTTGATTGATAATCCGAATCTGACCATTGATGATTTGATCCGTGATTATGTCTTTGGCCCGGATTTCCCAACTGGCGGGATTATCCTGGGGCAAACTGGGTTGCGTTCTGCTTTCCATACAGGTCGCGGTTCTGTGGTGATGCGCGGTAAAACGGCGATTGAAGAAATTCGCAAAGACCGTATGGCGATTATCATCACCGAGATCCCCTATCAGGTCAACAAGGCGCGCATGATCGAACAGATGGCGGCGCTGGTGCGTGATAAGAAGATCGAGGGCATTGGTGATCTGCGTGATGAATCTGATCGCCAAGGCGTACGCGTGGTTGTTGAAATCAAAAAAGGCCACCAGCCGGAAATCGTTCTGAACCAGCTGTTTAAATTTACACCGCTGCAAACCAGCTTTGGTGTCAATATGCTGGCCCTGAATAAAGGCAAGCCGGAACAGATGGATTTGAAGAAAATCCTGCAGGCTTTCCTTGAGTTCCGTGAAGAGGTTATTACACGCCGTACCATTTATGAACTGGGTAAGGCGCGTGACAAGGCTCATGTCTTGGCTGGTTTGGCTGTGGCCGTTGAAAATATCGACGAGGTGATTGAGTTGATCCGCGCCGCACCGGACCCGCAAACGGCCCGTGCCCAGTTGATGGACCGTAAATGGCGCGCAGGTCAGGTTGAACCGTTGATCCAATTGCTGGATGAACCGGACCGTCAGGTGGTTGATGGCTCTTATATGTTGTCTGAAACACAGGCCAAAGCGATTCTGGAACTGCGCCTGCACCGTTTGACGGGGCTGGAACGTGAAAAGATCGCGGGTGATTTACGTGAGTTGGGCGATCAGATCGAAGAATATCTCTCTATCCTGCGTTCGCGTGAAAAACTGATGACCTTGATGCGCAACGAGCTGCTGGACATGCATGCCCAGTTTGCTACACCGCGTCGCTCTGAAATTCAGGAAGCAGAATTCGAACATGATATTGAAGACCTGATCCAACGCGAAGATATGGTTGTGACGGTGACAAGTTCCGGTTACATCAAACGTGTGCCGCTGGATACGTACCGTGCGCAACGTCGCGGTGGTAAGGGGCGTTCAGGCATGAGCACCAAAGACGAAGATATCGTTGAAAATGTCTTTGTCGCCAATACCCATACGCCGCTGTTGTTCTTTAGCTCCACAGGCATGGTTTATAAGATGAAAGTCTATAAACTGCCGCTGGGCAATCCACAGTCCAAGGGTAAGGCGATGGTCAACCTGTTGCCACTGGATGAAGGCGAAACCATTTCAACCGTGATGGAGTTGCCGGAAGATGAAAGCCAGGCCAAGGACATGCATATCATGTTCTCTACCGCATCGGGCGGGGCGCGTCGTAACCTGTTGTCCGATTTCACCAATGTGAAAGCCAATGGCAAGATTGCCATGAAGCTGGATGAGGGTGATTCCATGGTGGCTGTTTCCGTTTGTAAGCCGGAAGATCATGTCTTCCTGACAACGCGTGATGGTCAGTGTATCCGCTTTAAGGTTGAAGATATTCGTGTCTTTGCGGGGCGTAATTCCACTGGTGTGCGTGGTATCCGCTTGGGTGAGGGGGATAATGTGATCTCTATGTCCATTTTGAATGGCGGGGATTGGACTTCAGAAGAACGCGATGCGTATCTGCGGTATTCCAAGGCTGTTCGTGCAGAGGGTGAAACACCGGATAAAGGTATTTTGAGCGACGAACAAATTGCCGAAATGGAAGAAAAAGAAGAGTTCCTGTTGACCGTTACGGAACGTGGCTTTGGCAAACGCTCTTCTTCCTTTGAATATCGCACCACCGGGCGTGGCGGTAAGGGGATTGCTAATATCGAAATGTCGGAACGCAATGGTAAAGTTGCGGCTTCCTTCCCGGTTGAAGCCGAAGATGAAATCATCATGGTGACTGATGGGGGGCAATTGATCCGCACAGGTGTTGGCGAAGTTCGCATTGCAGGACGCAAAACGCAAGGTGTGACCTTGTTCCGTGTCGCTGATGGCGAAAGCGTTGTGTCCGTTAGCTGTTTCCGCGATATGGGCGATGATAGTGAAGGCGAGGGGGAAGAAGAATCCCCCGCTGCTGAGGAAACTGGTGAACAGGCAGCAGCCGAAGAGAATAACAACACTGTTGAGGGCGCTTAA